From Paenibacillus sp. FSL H8-0537:
CAGAACAACCCTCTATCTGCCCTTTGGGCCGGATTGTTTTATAGAGGCGCCTGATAAGACGGAGCTGCTGCGCAAAGCGGCAGCCATTGTCGTCGTTGGCGATTATCTCAAGGACTATATGTGGCAGTGGGCCAAGCTCAAAGCAGAGGTGCTGCCCATTTCTTTATTTGGCGACGGTCCTTTTCCGGACTATGGAAATTTCGATAAAGGCTATGTGGCCATGGTGAATCCATGCGCTTACAAGGGGATATCGATTTTTCTAGAGCTGGCGCGCTCCTTTCCTGAGCTGTCATTTGCCGCCATTCCGACATGGGGTACAACCTCCGATGATATGAAAGCGCTGAGGGAGCTCAAAAACGTTCGTATTTTTGATCCAGTGGACGATATGAACAAGCTTTTCTGCCAAACCCGTGTTATGCTCGTTCCTTCCTTGTGGGCTGAGGCCAAATCAAGGACGATCGTTGAGGCTATGCTGCGAGGCATCCCTGTTCTTGCAAGTGACGTTGGGGGAAATCCAGAGGCCAAGCTGGGAGTAGAGTATGTGCTTCCGGTAAATCCGATTAAGGGCTACAAACAGGCTGTTGATGAACGCAGCCTGCCCGTATCGGACATACCGGAGCAGCCTATGCAGCCGTGGCAGGAGGCACTCGGACGTTTATTGAGTGAAAGGGAGCACTATGAGGATGTATCAAGACGTTCAAGGGAAGCGGCACTGGATTATGTAGAAAATAGGGGAGGAAGCAAGCGGGTTGAAGCATATTTGCTGA
This genomic window contains:
- a CDS encoding glycosyltransferase family 4 protein, whose protein sequence is MKLLLAQNASYYPALGGANKSNRTLMEALSRLGHECRVVSTALVNSASEQDLRGADEIEVISSSSEVSVFHLKGVAVHAVKVRAAMDSARLKNYLIRQIKDFAPDRILISTEDVGHVLLEAAVNNAASKVVYLARTTLYLPFGPDCFIEAPDKTELLRKAAAIVVVGDYLKDYMWQWAKLKAEVLPISLFGDGPFPDYGNFDKGYVAMVNPCAYKGISIFLELARSFPELSFAAIPTWGTTSDDMKALRELKNVRIFDPVDDMNKLFCQTRVMLVPSLWAEAKSRTIVEAMLRGIPVLASDVGGNPEAKLGVEYVLPVNPIKGYKQAVDERSLPVSDIPEQPMQPWQEALGRLLSEREHYEDVSRRSREAALDYVENRGGSKRVEAYLLNLQAAAENMQQEVLVPAAKESTVAQMTDKLTPAQKALLALRLNKKNQSRGNGQ